Proteins encoded together in one Megalops cyprinoides isolate fMegCyp1 chromosome 20, fMegCyp1.pri, whole genome shotgun sequence window:
- the LOC118795680 gene encoding zinc finger Ran-binding domain-containing protein 2-like → MSAKGFRVSDGDWICPDKKCGNVNFARRTSCNRCGIEKTAEAKMMKAGGTEIGKTLAEKSRGLFSANDWQCKTCGNVNWARRSECNMCNTPKFAKLEERTGYGGGFNERGTVEYIEREESDGEYDEFGRKKKKYRGKNIGAQSDMKDVRKEEEEEDGSEDEDDEEDGDVSKYKLDDDDDDDDDDDDDDEEDVDLSKYDLNASDEETNSAVMKKNGSRSSRSSSSSRSRSRSWSRSSSRSSSGSSSRSRARSSSRSPSRKRSLSRSPSSGQRKKRRSRSPSSQRSRSSASNSSHSS, encoded by the exons ATGTCGGCGAAGGGCTTCCGTGTGAGCGACGGGGACTGGATTTGTCCTGATAAAAA GTGTGGAAATGTGAACTTTGCCAGAAGAACAAGCTGCAATAGATGCGGCATTG AGAAAACGGCGGAGGCCAAGATGATGAAGGCCGGGGGCACTGAGATCGGGAAGACGCTGGCGGAGAAGAGCCGCGGCCTGTTCAGCGCGAATGACTGGCAGTGTAAAAC CTGTGGAAATGTGAACTGGGCACGTAGGTCAGAGTGCAACATGTGCAACACTCCGAAGTTCGCCAAGCTGGAGGAGCGGACAG ggtACGGAGGCGGGTTCAATGAGAGGGGCACCGTGGAGTACATCGAACGGGAGGAGTCAGACGGGGAGTACGATGAG TTTGGCCGTAAGAAGAAAAAGTACCGCGGAAAAAACATTGGAGCCCAGAGTGACATGAAAGatgtgaggaaggaggaggaggaggaagatggcagcgaggatgaggatgatgaagaggaTGGTGATGTTTCAAAGTATAAACTTGAT GATGAtgacgacgacgatgatgatgatgatgatgatgatgaagaagatgTGGACCTATCAAAGTACGACCTGAACGCCAGCGATGAGGAGACCAACTCAGCAGTGATGAAGAAGAACGGCTCGAGATCTTCGCGTTCGTCTTCCAGCTCACGGTCCAGGTCCAG GTCCTGGTCCAGAAGCTCGTCCCGATCCAGCTCCGGATCCAGCTCTCGGTCCCGCGCCAG GTCCTCCTCCAGGTCTCCCTCCAGGAAAAGGTCTCTCTCTAGATCGCCCTCTTCTGGCCAAAGGAAAAAGAGGCGTTCGAGGTCTCCTTCATCTCAAAG